The following coding sequences are from one Coffea arabica cultivar ET-39 chromosome 11e, Coffea Arabica ET-39 HiFi, whole genome shotgun sequence window:
- the LOC113717717 gene encoding probable serine/threonine-protein kinase PBL17 isoform X3 — MEHQKPVIPGQPAKRGKTSNEQIKSMVAGDFESEEQKKIRNFIEQLRNLDVSFYAFRRDNFLKSPYSLVLPLPDQIVRNPVEGIDLGKVKHFSHDKMIQITSDFSENNYIRKSTFGRLFRGKIDEGSGMPPREVIVKRWDFLIPFNPTYGNYPVYYARQLEILLNPHVASHPRMAKLIGYCCDKMFALVFDVNLNLTVKDLIPRDNFTWSPRMKVARQVAETLRFFHGKQIALCNFTAPSISVDEDYNIQLFEFDRAANLASDNFPVLKTIVGGAYNYYSPEYLTSVLEFRREWFFTSDVYAFGLLLLELTLAKCAVEERPVNFVEWAKIAFAKNERYDRFKMTIAVPQLLIFDLAMKCVQEDPKMRPHMDEIVMELDKLSQFKTENRGLLG, encoded by the exons ATGGAGCACCAAAAGCCCGTGATTCCTGGCCAACCTGCAAAAAGAGGGAAGACCAGCAACGAGCAGATAAAATCCATGGTCGCCGGTGATTTTGAAAGCGAAGAACAAAAGAAGATACGCAATTTCATCGAGCAGTTGAGGAACTTGGACGTTTCCTTCTATGCGTTCCGGAGGGACAACTTTTTGAAGAGCCCCTATTCCTTGGTGCTGCCACTTCCCGATCAAATTGTCCG GAATCCTGTTGAGGGGATAGACTTGGGAAAGGTGAAGCATTTCAGCCATGATAAGATGATCCAAATTACTAGTGACTTTTCCGAAAACAACTACATACGGAAGTCTACCTTTGGCCGACTGTTCAGAGGCAAGATTGATGAAGGTTCCGGAATGCCACCGCGGGAGGTGATTGTCAAAAGATGGGACTTTTTAATTCCTTTCAATCCTACTTACGGCAATTATCCAGTCTATTATGCT CGCCAGCTTGAGATTCTGCTGAATCCGCATGTTGCCTCGCATCCTAGGATGGCAAAGTTGATCGGATACTGTTGTGACAAGATGTTTGCTCTTGTATTTGATGTGAACCTAAATCTAACTGTCAAGGATCTCATCCCTCGTG ATAACTTCACTTGGAGCCCACGGATGAAGGTGGCAAGGCAAGTTGCTGAAACCTTAAGGTTCTTTCATGGCAAACAAATTGCTTTATGCAACTTTACTGCTCCCAGCATAAGTGTTGATGAG GATTATAACATACAACTGTTTGAGTTTGATCGTGCTGCAAATCTTGCATCGGATAATTTTCCAGTACTAAAAACAATTGTGGGAGGAGCATACAACTACTATTCCCCAGAATATCTGACAT CAGTGTTAGAGTTTCGCAGAGAATGGTTTTTCACATCAGACGTGTATGCTTTTGGGCTCTTGCTTTTGGAGTTGACATTAGCAAAATGTGCAGTGGAGGAAAGACCTGTGAATTTTGTCGAATGGGCCAAGATAGCCTTTGCAAAAAATGAGAGATATGATCGTTTTAAAATGACCATTGCAGTTCCTCAGTTGTTGATCTTTGACCTGGCAATGAAGTGCGTGCAAGAAGACCCTAAAATGCGACCACATATGGATGAAATTGTCATGGAATTGGATAAATTGTCTCAGTTTAAAACAGAGAACAGAGGGTTGTTAGGGTAG
- the LOC113717717 gene encoding probable serine/threonine-protein kinase PBL17 isoform X2, protein MEHQKPVIPGQPAKRGKTSNEQIKSMVAGDFESEEQKKIRNFIEQLRNLDVSFYAFRRDNFLKSPYSLVLPLPDQIVRYENMGNPVEGIDLGKVKHFSHDKMIQITSDFSENNYIRKSTFGRLFRGKIDEGSGMPPREVIVKRWDFLIPFNPTYGNYPVYYARQLEILLNPHVASHPRMAKLIGYCCDKMFALVFDVNLNLTVKDLIPRDNFTWSPRMKVARQVAETLRFFHGKQIALCNFTAPSISVDEDYNIQLFEFDRAANLASDNFPVLKTIVGGAYNYYSPEYLTLLEFRREWFFTSDVYAFGLLLLELTLAKCAVEERPVNFVEWAKIAFAKNERYDRFKMTIAVPQLLIFDLAMKCVQEDPKMRPHMDEIVMELDKLSQFKTENRGLLG, encoded by the exons ATGGAGCACCAAAAGCCCGTGATTCCTGGCCAACCTGCAAAAAGAGGGAAGACCAGCAACGAGCAGATAAAATCCATGGTCGCCGGTGATTTTGAAAGCGAAGAACAAAAGAAGATACGCAATTTCATCGAGCAGTTGAGGAACTTGGACGTTTCCTTCTATGCGTTCCGGAGGGACAACTTTTTGAAGAGCCCCTATTCCTTGGTGCTGCCACTTCCCGATCAAATTGTCCGGTACGAAAATATGGG GAATCCTGTTGAGGGGATAGACTTGGGAAAGGTGAAGCATTTCAGCCATGATAAGATGATCCAAATTACTAGTGACTTTTCCGAAAACAACTACATACGGAAGTCTACCTTTGGCCGACTGTTCAGAGGCAAGATTGATGAAGGTTCCGGAATGCCACCGCGGGAGGTGATTGTCAAAAGATGGGACTTTTTAATTCCTTTCAATCCTACTTACGGCAATTATCCAGTCTATTATGCT CGCCAGCTTGAGATTCTGCTGAATCCGCATGTTGCCTCGCATCCTAGGATGGCAAAGTTGATCGGATACTGTTGTGACAAGATGTTTGCTCTTGTATTTGATGTGAACCTAAATCTAACTGTCAAGGATCTCATCCCTCGTG ATAACTTCACTTGGAGCCCACGGATGAAGGTGGCAAGGCAAGTTGCTGAAACCTTAAGGTTCTTTCATGGCAAACAAATTGCTTTATGCAACTTTACTGCTCCCAGCATAAGTGTTGATGAG GATTATAACATACAACTGTTTGAGTTTGATCGTGCTGCAAATCTTGCATCGGATAATTTTCCAGTACTAAAAACAATTGTGGGAGGAGCATACAACTACTATTCCCCAGAATATCTGACAT TGTTAGAGTTTCGCAGAGAATGGTTTTTCACATCAGACGTGTATGCTTTTGGGCTCTTGCTTTTGGAGTTGACATTAGCAAAATGTGCAGTGGAGGAAAGACCTGTGAATTTTGTCGAATGGGCCAAGATAGCCTTTGCAAAAAATGAGAGATATGATCGTTTTAAAATGACCATTGCAGTTCCTCAGTTGTTGATCTTTGACCTGGCAATGAAGTGCGTGCAAGAAGACCCTAAAATGCGACCACATATGGATGAAATTGTCATGGAATTGGATAAATTGTCTCAGTTTAAAACAGAGAACAGAGGGTTGTTAGGGTAG
- the LOC113717717 gene encoding probable serine/threonine-protein kinase PBL17 isoform X1: MEHQKPVIPGQPAKRGKTSNEQIKSMVAGDFESEEQKKIRNFIEQLRNLDVSFYAFRRDNFLKSPYSLVLPLPDQIVRYENMGNPVEGIDLGKVKHFSHDKMIQITSDFSENNYIRKSTFGRLFRGKIDEGSGMPPREVIVKRWDFLIPFNPTYGNYPVYYARQLEILLNPHVASHPRMAKLIGYCCDKMFALVFDVNLNLTVKDLIPRDNFTWSPRMKVARQVAETLRFFHGKQIALCNFTAPSISVDEDYNIQLFEFDRAANLASDNFPVLKTIVGGAYNYYSPEYLTSVLEFRREWFFTSDVYAFGLLLLELTLAKCAVEERPVNFVEWAKIAFAKNERYDRFKMTIAVPQLLIFDLAMKCVQEDPKMRPHMDEIVMELDKLSQFKTENRGLLG; this comes from the exons ATGGAGCACCAAAAGCCCGTGATTCCTGGCCAACCTGCAAAAAGAGGGAAGACCAGCAACGAGCAGATAAAATCCATGGTCGCCGGTGATTTTGAAAGCGAAGAACAAAAGAAGATACGCAATTTCATCGAGCAGTTGAGGAACTTGGACGTTTCCTTCTATGCGTTCCGGAGGGACAACTTTTTGAAGAGCCCCTATTCCTTGGTGCTGCCACTTCCCGATCAAATTGTCCGGTACGAAAATATGGG GAATCCTGTTGAGGGGATAGACTTGGGAAAGGTGAAGCATTTCAGCCATGATAAGATGATCCAAATTACTAGTGACTTTTCCGAAAACAACTACATACGGAAGTCTACCTTTGGCCGACTGTTCAGAGGCAAGATTGATGAAGGTTCCGGAATGCCACCGCGGGAGGTGATTGTCAAAAGATGGGACTTTTTAATTCCTTTCAATCCTACTTACGGCAATTATCCAGTCTATTATGCT CGCCAGCTTGAGATTCTGCTGAATCCGCATGTTGCCTCGCATCCTAGGATGGCAAAGTTGATCGGATACTGTTGTGACAAGATGTTTGCTCTTGTATTTGATGTGAACCTAAATCTAACTGTCAAGGATCTCATCCCTCGTG ATAACTTCACTTGGAGCCCACGGATGAAGGTGGCAAGGCAAGTTGCTGAAACCTTAAGGTTCTTTCATGGCAAACAAATTGCTTTATGCAACTTTACTGCTCCCAGCATAAGTGTTGATGAG GATTATAACATACAACTGTTTGAGTTTGATCGTGCTGCAAATCTTGCATCGGATAATTTTCCAGTACTAAAAACAATTGTGGGAGGAGCATACAACTACTATTCCCCAGAATATCTGACAT CAGTGTTAGAGTTTCGCAGAGAATGGTTTTTCACATCAGACGTGTATGCTTTTGGGCTCTTGCTTTTGGAGTTGACATTAGCAAAATGTGCAGTGGAGGAAAGACCTGTGAATTTTGTCGAATGGGCCAAGATAGCCTTTGCAAAAAATGAGAGATATGATCGTTTTAAAATGACCATTGCAGTTCCTCAGTTGTTGATCTTTGACCTGGCAATGAAGTGCGTGCAAGAAGACCCTAAAATGCGACCACATATGGATGAAATTGTCATGGAATTGGATAAATTGTCTCAGTTTAAAACAGAGAACAGAGGGTTGTTAGGGTAG